One part of the Klebsiella sp. RIT-PI-d genome encodes these proteins:
- the rpsQ gene encoding 30S ribosomal protein S17 — MSDKIRTLQGRVVSDKMEKSIVVAIERFVKHPIYGKFIKRTTKLHVHDENNECGIGDKVEIRECRPLSKTKSWTLVRVVEKAVL; from the coding sequence ATGTCCGATAAAATCCGTACTCTGCAAGGTCGCGTTGTTAGCGACAAAATGGAGAAATCCATTGTTGTTGCTATCGAACGTTTTGTGAAACACCCGATCTACGGTAAATTCATCAAACGTACGACCAAACTGCACGTACACGACGAGAACAACGAATGTGGTATCGGCGACAAGGTTGAAATCCGTGAATGCCGTCCGCTGTCCAAGACTAAGTCCTGGACGTTGGTTCGAGTTGTAGAGAAAGCGGTTCTGTAA
- the rplN gene encoding 50S ribosomal protein L14, translated as MIQEQTMLNVADNSGARRVMCIKVLGGSHRRYAGVGDIIKITIKEAIPRGKVKKGDVLKAVVVRTRKGVRRPDGSVIRFDGNACVILNNNSEQPIGTRIFGPVTRELRTEKFMKIISLAPEVL; from the coding sequence ATGATCCAAGAACAGACTATGCTGAACGTCGCCGACAACTCCGGTGCACGTCGCGTAATGTGTATCAAGGTTCTGGGTGGCTCGCACCGTCGCTACGCAGGCGTCGGCGACATCATCAAGATCACCATCAAGGAAGCAATTCCGCGTGGTAAGGTCAAAAAAGGCGATGTGCTGAAGGCGGTAGTGGTGCGCACCAGAAAGGGTGTTCGTCGCCCTGACGGTTCTGTCATTCGCTTCGATGGTAATGCATGCGTTATTTTAAACAATAACAGTGAGCAGCCAATCGGCACGCGTATCTTTGGGCCGGTAACTCGTGAACTTCGTACTGAAAAGTTCATGAAAATTATCTCTCTGGCACCAGAAGTACTCTAA
- the rplX gene encoding 50S ribosomal protein L24: protein MAAKIRRDDEVIVLTGKDKGKRGKVKNVLSSGKVIVEGINLVKKHQKPVPALNQPGGIVEKEAAIQVSNVALFNAATGKADRVGFRFEDGKKVRFFKSNSETIK, encoded by the coding sequence ATGGCAGCTAAAATCCGTCGTGATGACGAAGTTATCGTGTTAACCGGTAAAGATAAAGGTAAGCGCGGTAAAGTTAAGAATGTCCTGTCTTCCGGCAAGGTCATCGTTGAAGGTATCAACCTGGTTAAGAAACACCAGAAGCCGGTTCCGGCTCTGAACCAACCAGGCGGCATCGTTGAAAAAGAAGCTGCTATTCAGGTTTCTAACGTTGCTCTCTTCAATGCGGCAACCGGCAAGGCTGACCGTGTAGGCTTTAGATTCGAAGACGGCAAAAAAGTCCGTTTCTTCAAGTCTAATAGCGAAACTATCAAGTAA
- the rplE gene encoding 50S ribosomal protein L5, translated as MAKLHDYYKDEVVKKLLEEFGYNSVMQVPRVEKITLNMGVGEAIADKKLLDNAAADLTAISGQKPLITKARKSVAGFKIRQGYPIGCKVTLRGERMWEFFERLITIAVPRIRDFRGLSAKSFDGRGNYSMGVREQIIFPEIDYDKVDRVRGMDITITTTAKSDEEGRALLAAFDFPFRK; from the coding sequence ATGGCGAAACTGCATGATTACTACAAAGACGAAGTAGTCAAAAAACTCCTTGAAGAGTTCGGCTACAATTCTGTCATGCAAGTCCCTCGGGTCGAGAAGATCACCCTGAACATGGGTGTTGGTGAAGCGATCGCTGATAAGAAACTGCTGGATAACGCAGCAGCTGACTTAACAGCAATCTCCGGTCAAAAGCCGTTGATCACCAAAGCACGCAAATCAGTTGCAGGCTTCAAAATCCGTCAGGGCTATCCGATCGGCTGTAAAGTAACTCTGCGTGGCGAACGCATGTGGGAGTTCTTTGAGCGCCTGATCACTATTGCTGTACCGCGTATCCGTGACTTCCGTGGCCTGTCCGCTAAGTCATTCGACGGTCGTGGCAATTACAGCATGGGTGTCCGTGAGCAGATCATCTTCCCAGAAATCGACTATGACAAAGTCGATCGCGTACGTGGCATGGATATTACCATTACCACTACCGCGAAATCTGACGAAGAAGGCCGTGCTCTGCTGGCTGCCTTTGACTTCCCGTTCCGCAAGTAA
- the rpsN gene encoding 30S ribosomal protein S14: MAKQSMKAREVKRVALAEKFFAKRAELKAIISDVNASDEDRWDAVLKLQTLPRDSSPSRQRNRCRQTGRPHAFLRKFGLSRIKVREAAMRGEIPGLKKASW, translated from the coding sequence ATGGCAAAGCAATCAATGAAAGCACGCGAAGTAAAGCGCGTGGCTTTAGCTGAAAAATTCTTCGCTAAACGCGCTGAACTCAAAGCAATCATCTCTGATGTGAACGCTTCCGACGAAGATCGTTGGGATGCTGTTCTCAAGCTGCAGACTCTGCCGCGTGATTCCAGCCCGTCTCGTCAGCGTAACCGCTGCCGTCAAACTGGTCGTCCGCACGCTTTCCTGCGGAAGTTCGGGTTGAGCCGTATTAAGGTCCGTGAAGCCGCTATGCGCGGTGAAATCCCGGGTCTGAAAAAGGCTAGCTGGTAA
- the rpsH gene encoding 30S ribosomal protein S8 — protein sequence MSMQDPIADMLTRIRNGQAANKAAVTMPSSKLKVAIANVLKEEGFIEEFKVEGDTKPELELTLKYFQGKAVVESIQRISRPGLRIYKRKDELPKVMAGLGIAVVSTSKGVMTDRAARQAGLGGEIICYVA from the coding sequence ATGAGCATGCAAGATCCGATCGCGGATATGCTGACCCGTATCCGTAACGGTCAGGCCGCGAATAAAGCTGCGGTCACCATGCCTTCCTCCAAGCTGAAAGTGGCAATCGCCAACGTGCTGAAGGAAGAAGGCTTTATTGAAGAATTTAAAGTTGAAGGCGACACCAAGCCGGAACTGGAACTTACTCTTAAGTATTTCCAGGGTAAAGCTGTTGTAGAAAGCATTCAGCGTATCAGTCGCCCAGGTCTGCGCATCTATAAACGTAAAGATGAGCTGCCGAAAGTTATGGCGGGTCTGGGTATCGCAGTTGTTTCTACCTCTAAAGGTGTTATGACTGATCGTGCAGCGCGCCAGGCTGGTCTTGGTGGCGAAATTATCTGCTACGTAGCCTAA
- the rplF gene encoding 50S ribosomal protein L6 yields MSRVAKAPVVIPAGVDVKIDGQVITIKGKNGELTRTLNDAVEVKNADNALTFGPRDGYVDAWAQAGTARALLNSMVIGVTEGFTKKLQLVGVGYRAAIKGNAVNLSLGFSHPVEHQLPAGITAECPTQTEIVLKGADKQVIGQVAADLRAYRRPEPYKGKGVRYADEVVRTKEAKKK; encoded by the coding sequence ATGTCTCGTGTTGCTAAAGCACCGGTCGTTATTCCTGCCGGCGTTGATGTAAAAATCGACGGTCAGGTTATTACGATCAAAGGTAAAAACGGCGAGCTGACTCGTACTCTCAACGATGCTGTTGAAGTTAAAAATGCAGACAATGCACTGACCTTCGGTCCGCGTGATGGTTACGTAGACGCATGGGCTCAGGCTGGTACCGCGCGTGCCCTGCTGAACTCAATGGTTATCGGTGTTACCGAAGGCTTCACTAAGAAGCTGCAGCTGGTTGGTGTAGGTTATCGTGCAGCAATCAAAGGGAATGCAGTAAACCTGTCTTTAGGTTTCTCACACCCTGTTGAACATCAGCTGCCGGCAGGTATTACTGCAGAATGTCCGACTCAAACTGAAATCGTGCTGAAAGGCGCTGATAAGCAGGTGATCGGTCAGGTTGCAGCAGATCTGCGCGCCTACCGTCGTCCTGAGCCTTATAAAGGCAAGGGTGTTCGTTACGCCGACGAAGTCGTGCGTACCAAAGAGGCTAAGAAGAAGTAA
- the rplR gene encoding 50S ribosomal protein L18, with amino-acid sequence MDKKSARIRRATRARRKLQELGATRLVVHRTPRHIYAQVIAPNGSEVLVAASTVEKAIAEQLKYTGNKDAAAAVGKAVAERALEKGIKDVSFDRSGFQYHGRVQALADAAREAGLQF; translated from the coding sequence ATGGATAAGAAATCTGCTCGTATCCGTCGTGCGACCCGCGCACGCCGCAAGCTCCAGGAGCTGGGTGCGACTCGCCTGGTGGTACATCGTACCCCGCGTCATATTTACGCACAGGTAATCGCACCGAACGGTTCCGAAGTTCTGGTAGCTGCTTCTACTGTTGAGAAAGCTATCGCTGAACAACTGAAGTACACCGGTAACAAAGACGCTGCAGCAGCTGTGGGTAAAGCTGTCGCCGAACGCGCTCTGGAAAAAGGCATCAAAGATGTGTCCTTTGACCGTTCCGGGTTCCAATATCATGGTCGTGTCCAGGCACTGGCAGATGCTGCCCGTGAAGCTGGCCTTCAGTTCTAA
- the rpsE gene encoding 30S ribosomal protein S5 encodes MSHIEKQAGELQEKLIAVNRVSKTVKGGRIFSFTALTVVGDGNGRVGFGYGKAREVPAAIQKAMEKARRNMINVALNNGTLQHPVKGVHTGSRVFMQPASEGTGIIAGGAMRAVLEVAGVHNVLAKAYGSTNPINVVRATIDGLENMNSPEMVAAKRGKSVEEILGK; translated from the coding sequence ATGTCTCACATCGAAAAACAAGCTGGCGAACTGCAGGAAAAGCTGATCGCGGTTAACCGCGTATCTAAAACCGTAAAAGGCGGTCGTATTTTCTCCTTCACAGCTCTGACTGTAGTGGGTGACGGTAACGGTCGTGTTGGTTTTGGTTACGGTAAAGCGCGTGAAGTTCCAGCAGCGATCCAGAAAGCGATGGAAAAAGCCCGTCGCAATATGATTAATGTCGCGCTGAACAACGGCACTCTGCAGCACCCGGTTAAAGGTGTGCATACAGGGTCTCGTGTATTCATGCAGCCAGCTTCCGAAGGTACCGGTATCATCGCCGGTGGTGCAATGCGCGCCGTTCTGGAAGTTGCTGGAGTTCATAACGTACTGGCTAAAGCATATGGTTCCACCAACCCGATTAACGTGGTTCGTGCAACTATTGATGGCCTGGAAAATATGAATTCTCCAGAAATGGTCGCTGCCAAGCGTGGTAAATCCGTTGAAGAAATTCTGGGGAAATAA
- the rpmD gene encoding 50S ribosomal protein L30 produces MAKTIKITQTRSAIGRLPKHKATLLGLGLRRIGHTVEREDTPAVRGMVNAVYFMVKVEE; encoded by the coding sequence ATGGCAAAGACTATTAAAATTACTCAAACCCGCAGTGCAATCGGTCGTTTGCCGAAACACAAGGCAACGCTGCTTGGCCTGGGTCTGCGTCGTATTGGTCACACCGTAGAACGCGAGGATACTCCCGCTGTTCGTGGTATGGTCAACGCGGTTTACTTCATGGTTAAAGTTGAGGAGTAA
- the rplO gene encoding 50S ribosomal protein L15: MRLNTLSPAEGSKKAGKRLGRGIGSGLGKTGGRGHKGQNSRSGGGVRRGFEGGQMPLYRRLPKFGFTSRKSAITAEVRLSDLAKVEGGVVDLNTLKAANIIGIQIEFAKVILSGEVSTPVTVRGLRVTKGARAAIEAAGGKIEE; this comes from the coding sequence ATGCGTTTAAATACTCTGTCTCCGGCCGAAGGCTCTAAAAAGGCGGGTAAACGCCTGGGTCGTGGTATCGGTTCTGGCCTCGGTAAAACCGGCGGTCGTGGTCACAAAGGTCAGAACTCTCGTTCTGGCGGTGGCGTACGTCGTGGTTTCGAGGGCGGCCAGATGCCTCTGTACCGTCGTCTGCCGAAATTCGGCTTCACTTCTCGCAAATCAGCGATCACAGCGGAAGTCCGTCTGTCTGACCTGGCGAAAGTAGAAGGCGGTGTAGTAGACCTTAACACGCTGAAAGCAGCTAACATTATCGGTATTCAGATCGAGTTCGCGAAAGTGATCCTGTCTGGTGAAGTTTCGACTCCGGTAACTGTTCGTGGCCTGCGCGTGACTAAAGGCGCTCGTGCTGCTATCGAAGCTGCTGGCGGTAAAATCGAGGAATAA
- the secY gene encoding preprotein translocase subunit SecY produces the protein MAKQPGLDFQSAKGGLGELKRRLLFVIGALIVFRIGSFIPIPGIDAAVLAKLLEQQRGTIIEMFNMFSGGALSRASIFALGIMPYISASIIVQLLTVVYPPLAELKKEGESGRRKISQYTRYGTLVLAIFQSIGIATGLPNMPGMQGLVMNPGFAFYFTAVVSLVTGTMFLMWLGEQITERGIGNGISIIIFAGIVAGLPPAIAHTIEQARQGDLHFLLLLLVAVLVFAVTFFVVFVERGQRRIVVNYAKRQQGRRVYAAQSTHLPLKVNMAGVIPAIFASSIILFPATIASWFGGGTGWNWLTTISLYLQPGQPLYVLLYASAIIFFCFFYTALVFNPRETADNLKKSGAFVPGIRPGEQTAKYIDKVMTRLTLIGALYITFICLIPEFMRDAMKVPFYFGGTSLLIVVVVIMDFMAQVQTLMMSSQYESALKKANLKGYSR, from the coding sequence ATGGCTAAACAACCGGGATTAGATTTTCAAAGTGCCAAAGGTGGCTTAGGCGAGCTGAAACGCAGACTGTTGTTTGTAATCGGTGCGCTTATTGTGTTCCGTATTGGCTCTTTCATTCCGATCCCTGGTATTGATGCCGCTGTACTTGCCAAACTGCTTGAGCAACAGCGAGGCACCATCATTGAAATGTTCAACATGTTCTCTGGTGGTGCTCTCAGCCGTGCTTCAATCTTTGCACTAGGTATCATGCCGTATATTTCGGCATCGATTATCGTGCAGCTGCTGACGGTGGTTTATCCACCGCTGGCAGAACTTAAGAAAGAAGGGGAGTCTGGCCGTCGTAAGATTAGTCAGTACACCCGTTACGGCACTCTGGTGCTGGCGATATTCCAGTCAATCGGTATTGCTACCGGTTTACCGAATATGCCTGGTATGCAAGGTCTGGTAATGAATCCAGGCTTTGCATTCTACTTCACCGCTGTTGTAAGTCTGGTTACAGGGACTATGTTCCTGATGTGGCTTGGCGAACAGATTACTGAGCGTGGTATCGGTAACGGTATCTCAATCATTATCTTCGCTGGTATCGTTGCGGGACTCCCGCCAGCCATTGCCCATACTATCGAGCAAGCGCGTCAAGGCGACCTGCACTTCCTCCTGTTGCTGTTGGTTGCAGTATTAGTATTTGCAGTGACGTTCTTTGTTGTATTTGTTGAGCGTGGTCAACGCCGTATTGTGGTAAACTACGCAAAACGTCAGCAGGGTCGTCGTGTGTATGCTGCACAGAGCACACATTTACCGTTGAAAGTGAATATGGCAGGGGTTATCCCGGCAATCTTCGCTTCCAGCATTATTCTGTTCCCGGCGACCATCGCGTCATGGTTCGGGGGCGGTACCGGTTGGAACTGGCTGACAACAATTTCGCTGTATTTGCAGCCTGGGCAACCGCTTTATGTGTTACTCTATGCGTCTGCAATCATCTTCTTCTGTTTCTTCTATACGGCGTTGGTTTTCAACCCGCGTGAAACAGCAGATAACCTGAAGAAGTCCGGTGCATTTGTACCAGGAATTCGTCCGGGAGAGCAAACGGCGAAGTATATCGATAAAGTAATGACCCGTCTGACTCTGATTGGTGCGTTGTACATTACTTTTATCTGCCTGATCCCGGAGTTCATGCGTGATGCAATGAAAGTGCCGTTCTACTTTGGTGGGACCTCGTTACTTATCGTTGTTGTTGTGATTATGGACTTTATGGCTCAAGTGCAAACTCTGATGATGTCTAGTCAGTATGAGTCTGCATTGAAGAAGGCGAACCTCAAAGGCTATAGCCGCTAA
- the rpmJ gene encoding 50S ribosomal protein L36 has translation MKVRASVKKLCRNCKIVKRDGVIRVICSAEPKHKQRQG, from the coding sequence ATGAAAGTTCGTGCTTCCGTCAAGAAATTATGCCGTAACTGCAAAATCGTTAAGCGTGATGGTGTCATCCGTGTGATTTGCAGTGCCGAGCCGAAGCATAAACAGCGCCAAGGCTGA
- the rpsM gene encoding 30S ribosomal protein S13, with product MARIAGINIPDQKHAVIALTSIYGVGKTRSKAILAAAGIAENVKISELSEEQIDTLRDEVAKFVVEGDLRREVSMSIKRLMDLGCYRGLRHRRGLPVRGQRTKTNARTRKGPRKPIKK from the coding sequence GTGGCCCGTATAGCAGGCATTAACATTCCTGATCAAAAACACGCCGTGATCGCATTAACTTCGATCTACGGTGTCGGCAAGACCCGTTCTAAAGCCATTCTGGCTGCAGCGGGTATCGCTGAAAATGTTAAGATCAGTGAGCTGTCTGAAGAACAAATCGACACGCTGCGTGACGAAGTTGCCAAATTTGTCGTTGAAGGTGATCTGCGCCGTGAAGTTAGCATGAGCATCAAGCGTCTTATGGATCTTGGTTGCTATCGCGGTTTGCGTCATCGTCGTGGTCTCCCGGTTCGCGGCCAGCGTACCAAGACCAACGCACGTACCCGTAAGGGTCCGCGCAAACCGATCAAGAAATAA
- the rpsK gene encoding 30S ribosomal protein S11 encodes MAKAPVRARKRVRKQVSDGVAHIHASFNNTIVTITDRQGNALGWATAGGSGFRGSRKSTPFAAQVAAERCADAVKEYGIKNLEVMVKGPGPGRESTIRALNAAGFRITNITDVTPIPHNGCRPPKKRRV; translated from the coding sequence ATGGCAAAGGCACCAGTTCGTGCACGTAAGCGTGTAAGAAAACAAGTCTCTGACGGCGTGGCTCATATCCATGCTTCTTTTAACAACACCATCGTGACCATTACCGATCGTCAGGGTAACGCGCTGGGTTGGGCAACAGCCGGTGGTTCCGGTTTCCGTGGTTCGCGTAAATCTACTCCGTTTGCAGCTCAGGTTGCAGCAGAGCGTTGCGCTGATGCTGTAAAAGAATACGGTATCAAGAATCTGGAAGTTATGGTTAAAGGTCCGGGTCCAGGCCGCGAATCTACTATTCGTGCTCTGAATGCCGCTGGTTTCCGCATCACTAATATTACTGATGTGACTCCGATCCCTCATAACGGTTGTCGTCCGCCGAAGAAACGCCGCGTATAA
- the rpsD gene encoding 30S ribosomal protein S4 — translation MARYLGPKLKLSRREGTDLFLKSGVRAIDTKCKIEQAPGQHGARKPRLSDYGVQLREKQKVRRIYGVLERQFRNYYKEAARLKGNTGENLLALLEGRLDNVVYRMGFGATRAESRQLVSHKAIMVNGRVVNIASYQVKANDVVSIREKAKKQSRVKAALELAEQREKPTWLEVDAGKMEGTFKRKPERSDLSADINEHLIVELYSK, via the coding sequence ATGGCAAGATATTTGGGTCCTAAGCTCAAGCTGAGCCGTCGTGAGGGCACCGACTTATTCCTTAAGTCTGGCGTTCGCGCGATCGATACCAAGTGTAAAATTGAACAAGCTCCTGGCCAGCACGGTGCGCGTAAACCGCGTCTGTCTGACTATGGTGTGCAGTTGCGTGAAAAGCAAAAAGTTCGCCGTATCTACGGTGTGCTGGAGCGTCAGTTCCGTAACTATTATAAAGAAGCAGCACGTCTGAAAGGCAACACCGGTGAAAACCTGTTGGCTCTGCTGGAAGGTCGTCTGGACAACGTTGTATACCGTATGGGCTTCGGCGCCACTCGTGCAGAGTCACGTCAGCTGGTTAGCCATAAAGCCATTATGGTAAACGGTCGTGTTGTTAACATCGCTTCTTATCAGGTTAAAGCGAATGACGTTGTTAGCATTCGTGAGAAAGCGAAGAAGCAGTCTCGCGTGAAAGCCGCTCTGGAGCTGGCTGAGCAGCGTGAAAAGCCAACCTGGCTGGAAGTTGATGCTGGCAAGATGGAAGGTACGTTTAAGCGTAAGCCTGAGCGTTCTGATCTGTCTGCGGACATTAACGAACACCTGATCGTCGAGCTTTACTCCAAGTAA
- a CDS encoding DNA-directed RNA polymerase subunit alpha: MQGSVTEFLKPRLVDIEQVSSTHAKVTLEPLERGFGHTLGNALRRILLSSMPGCAVTEVEIDGVLHEYSTKEGVQEDILEILLNLKGLAVRVQGKDEVILTLNKSGIGPVTAADITHDGDVEIVKPQHVICHLTDENASISMRIKVQRGRGYVPASTRIHSEEDERPIGRLLVDACYSPVERIAYNVEAARVEQRTDLDKLVIEMETNGTIDPEEAIRRAATILAEQLEAFVDLRDVRQPEVKEEKPEFDPILLRPVDDLELTVRSANCLKAEAIHYIGDLVQRTEVELLKTPNLGKKSLTEIKDVLASRGLSLGMRLENWPPASIADE, from the coding sequence ATGCAGGGTTCTGTGACAGAGTTTCTAAAACCGCGCCTGGTAGATATCGAGCAAGTGAGTTCGACGCACGCCAAGGTGACCCTTGAGCCCTTAGAGCGTGGCTTTGGCCATACTCTGGGTAACGCACTGCGCCGTATTCTGCTCTCATCGATGCCGGGTTGCGCGGTGACCGAGGTTGAGATTGATGGTGTACTACATGAGTACAGCACCAAAGAAGGCGTTCAGGAAGATATCCTGGAAATCCTGCTCAACCTGAAAGGGCTGGCGGTGAGAGTTCAGGGAAAAGATGAAGTTATTCTTACCTTGAATAAATCTGGCATTGGCCCTGTGACTGCAGCCGATATCACCCACGACGGTGATGTCGAAATCGTCAAGCCGCAGCACGTGATCTGCCACCTGACCGATGAGAACGCATCTATTAGTATGCGTATCAAAGTTCAGCGCGGCCGTGGTTATGTGCCGGCGTCTACCCGAATTCATTCGGAAGAAGATGAGCGCCCGATCGGCCGTCTGCTAGTCGACGCATGCTACAGCCCTGTAGAGCGTATTGCCTACAATGTTGAAGCAGCGCGCGTAGAGCAGCGTACCGACCTGGACAAGCTGGTCATCGAAATGGAAACCAACGGCACAATCGATCCTGAAGAGGCGATTCGTCGTGCGGCAACCATCCTGGCTGAACAACTGGAAGCTTTTGTTGACTTACGTGATGTACGTCAGCCAGAGGTGAAAGAAGAGAAACCAGAATTCGATCCGATCCTGCTGCGCCCTGTTGACGATCTGGAATTGACTGTCCGCTCTGCTAACTGCCTTAAGGCAGAAGCTATCCATTATATCGGTGATCTGGTACAGCGTACCGAGGTTGAGCTTCTTAAGACGCCTAACCTGGGTAAAAAATCTCTTACCGAGATTAAAGACGTGCTCGCTTCGCGTGGACTGTCTCTGGGCATGCGCCTGGAAAACTGGCCGCCGGCAAGCATTGCTGACGAGTAA
- the rplQ gene encoding 50S ribosomal protein L17, with amino-acid sequence MRHRKSGRQLNRNSSHRQAMFRNMAGSLVRHEIIKTTLPKAKELRRVVEPLITLAKTDSVANRRLAFARTRDNEIVAKLFNELGPRFASRAGGYTRILKCGFRAGDNAPMAYIELVDRSESKAEAAAE; translated from the coding sequence ATGCGCCATCGTAAGAGTGGTCGTCAACTGAACCGCAACAGCAGCCATCGCCAGGCTATGTTCCGCAATATGGCAGGTTCACTGGTTCGTCATGAGATCATCAAGACGACCCTGCCTAAAGCGAAAGAGCTGCGCCGCGTAGTTGAGCCGCTGATTACTCTTGCCAAGACTGATAGCGTTGCTAATCGTCGTCTGGCATTCGCCCGCACTCGTGATAACGAGATCGTGGCAAAACTGTTTAACGAGCTGGGCCCGCGTTTCGCGAGCCGCGCCGGTGGTTACACTCGCATTCTGAAGTGTGGCTTCCGTGCAGGCGACAACGCGCCGATGGCATACATCGAGCTGGTTGATCGCTCTGAGTCGAAAGCAGAAGCTGCTGCAGAGTAA
- a CDS encoding DUF1992 domain-containing protein — protein MLLMDQWAERHILDAQRNGEFDNLSGSGKPLILDDDSHVPEDLRSGYRLLKNAGCLPPELQQRKDAIKLADLLKNVQRDSAEYCEINRHLLLLELKLRQAGIHTDFLHGEYADRLLHKVSEEK, from the coding sequence ATGTTATTAATGGATCAGTGGGCAGAACGTCACATCCTTGACGCTCAACGTAATGGTGAGTTTGATAATCTTTCGGGAAGCGGTAAACCATTGATCCTCGATGATGATTCACACGTACCGGAAGATCTTCGTTCAGGATATCGGCTATTAAAGAATGCCGGATGTTTGCCGCCGGAGCTCCAACAGCGTAAAGACGCTATCAAACTTGCTGATCTGCTAAAAAATGTTCAGCGCGACAGTGCAGAATATTGCGAGATTAATCGTCATCTGCTGTTGCTTGAGTTAAAACTGCGTCAGGCGGGGATCCACACAGATTTTCTCCATGGTGAATATGCCGACAGATTGCTGCATAAAGTAAGTGAGGAAAAATGA
- the zntR gene encoding Zn(2+)-responsive transcriptional regulator — protein sequence MYRIGELAKLAEVTPDTIRYYEKQQMMDHEVRTDGGFRLYSEQDLQRLKFIRHGRQLGFTLESIRELLSIRIDPEHHTCQESKSIVQSRLADVEARIEELQIMRRSLQRLNDACCGTAHSSVYCSILEALEQGASGLVKEC from the coding sequence ATGTATCGTATCGGAGAGCTGGCTAAACTGGCGGAAGTGACGCCTGACACCATCCGCTATTATGAAAAGCAACAAATGATGGATCATGAAGTGCGCACAGATGGCGGTTTTCGGCTATATAGCGAGCAAGATCTCCAGCGCCTCAAGTTTATCCGCCATGGCCGGCAGCTGGGATTTACACTTGAATCCATTCGTGAGCTTTTATCGATCCGGATCGATCCTGAGCACCACACCTGTCAGGAATCAAAAAGTATTGTGCAAAGCCGTCTGGCAGATGTCGAGGCAAGAATTGAGGAGCTGCAAATCATGCGCCGCTCTTTGCAAAGGCTAAACGATGCCTGCTGTGGTACGGCGCATAGCAGCGTGTACTGCTCGATCCTTGAGGCACTGGAACAAGGGGCGAGCGGCCTGGTTAAGGAGTGTTGA
- a CDS encoding alternative ribosome-rescue factor A, whose translation MSRYQHTKGQINDNALEALLHDPLFRQRVEKNKKGKGSFLRKAKHGKKGNWEASGKQANRFFTTGLLTLKTFKSDYSVL comes from the coding sequence ATGAGTCGCTATCAGCATACTAAAGGGCAGATAAACGATAATGCGCTTGAAGCCCTATTACACGATCCGTTATTCAGGCAGCGTGTTGAAAAAAATAAAAAGGGAAAGGGAAGCTTTTTGCGTAAAGCGAAACACGGTAAGAAAGGGAACTGGGAGGCCAGTGGCAAACAAGCGAATCGCTTTTTTACCACTGGCCTTCTTACTTTAAAGACCTTTAAGAGCGATTATTCTGTTCTTTAA